ATGTGGGATGCCGAAAGGTGAGGACCACGCTTGCCGAGGCGGCGGGCGTGGAGGAGGGAAGGGGGGCGGGCTCGTCGCTGCCCACGTCGGCGTCGGCGTCGAACGCGGCGGCGGACTCCGGCGCGGGCGAAGCGGACACCTCGACAGAACCGGCCGCCGTGCCGTTGGGCACGGCGTCGGCGCGCGCCTCCACGGTGTACCGCCCCGCGGCGGGAACCGCGATCGAGAACCGCCCTTCGCCGTCGGTGACGGCGGCGATGTCG
The nucleotide sequence above comes from Longimicrobium sp.. Encoded proteins:
- a CDS encoding carboxypeptidase-like regulatory domain-containing protein, with protein sequence MEDVSGPGGVVRGQVLGPDGAPVGDARVVITGAPVPVPDIAAVTDGEGRFSIAVPAAGRYTVEARADAVPNGTAAGSVEVSASPAPESAAAFDADADVGSDEPAPLPSSTPAASASVVLTFRHPT